A region of Pyxidicoccus parkwaysis DNA encodes the following proteins:
- a CDS encoding DUF1751 domain-containing protein: protein MRPMRSFGGRGGGGLPGLETTAAKLAAALVAGSVMYHLTKGGQGGLLLLLPEYVLTRLFLWQPLTYAFVEASPFGIIFGAIITWSIGGYLESIWGGKRLLMVGLGITVLSGFLTALLGLLVPGATMQAYTGGNVMTSVLWVAYGLSIGRGETNFWGIPLSGNALAGIGAGFVVLMAVINGWQTQVPDLLALCMVFAYVRGANPRRLMLHFQHWRLQRQLKDRSKHLRVVPKNQDRPDRDQYLN from the coding sequence ATGCGACCGATGCGCAGCTTCGGCGGCAGGGGTGGTGGCGGGCTGCCCGGCCTTGAGACGACGGCGGCCAAGTTGGCCGCCGCGCTGGTGGCCGGCTCCGTCATGTACCACCTCACCAAGGGCGGGCAGGGGGGCCTGTTGCTGCTGCTGCCGGAGTACGTCCTCACCCGGCTCTTCCTCTGGCAGCCGCTCACCTACGCCTTCGTCGAGGCCAGTCCCTTCGGCATCATCTTCGGCGCCATCATCACCTGGTCCATCGGCGGCTACCTGGAGTCAATCTGGGGAGGCAAGCGCCTGTTGATGGTGGGGCTGGGCATCACCGTGCTGTCGGGCTTCCTCACCGCGCTGCTGGGCCTGCTGGTGCCCGGTGCGACGATGCAGGCGTACACCGGCGGCAACGTGATGACGAGCGTGCTCTGGGTGGCCTACGGCCTGAGCATCGGCCGGGGGGAGACGAACTTCTGGGGCATCCCCCTGTCGGGCAATGCGCTGGCGGGCATCGGCGCGGGCTTCGTGGTGTTGATGGCCGTCATCAATGGGTGGCAGACGCAGGTGCCGGACCTGCTCGCGCTGTGCATGGTGTTCGCCTACGTGCGCGGCGCCAACCCGCGCCGGCTGATGCTGCACTTCCAGCACTGGCGCCTGCAGCGGCAGTTGAAGGACCGCTCCAAGCACCTGCGCGTGGTGCCGAAGAACCAGGACCGCCCGGACCGGGACCAGTACCTCAACTGA
- a CDS encoding sigma-54-dependent Fis family transcriptional regulator, producing the protein MAGGFELGLNELLSFEPGGGLIHFAGQRAMLMDPVALGLLRKELIDLLGMTAARGIFTRLGYAHGWRTAEALKTAVPWPDESVWRRAGGRIHTLQGQVRVERVDRKPEEGPEPFAEAQWRDSYEAEQHLLHLGQADQPVCWSLTGFASGYMSYVNGKPIYGTELRCVGRGDAACHFVGRPAEEWSTECTEVLRFYETQCMEGVLAQVTDALKQAERKLRAKRQSLARAGVTEDPAGMVARSEAMMRVINLARRAAKVDSTVLVTGESGVGKERIARLIHDESGRAHKAFVAVNCAAVTESLLESELFGHARGAFTGATHDRAGLFEAAHGGTLFLDEVGEVPASMQAKLLRALQEREVRRVGENTSRKVDVRVVAATNRELAEEVRLGRFRQDLYYRLRVIELKIPPLRERREDILPLARLLLAEASERLGRKVAALSPEAADQLLRYDWPGNVRELGNAVERAVALCEGQRVEREDLPEEVRAAPPSLVPTGNPRRLEDMEKEYILAVLAQNGGNRARTAEQLDIGVATLYRKLKQYGHPEAAH; encoded by the coding sequence GTGGCTGGCGGATTCGAGCTGGGCTTGAACGAGCTGTTGTCCTTCGAGCCGGGGGGCGGCCTCATCCACTTCGCCGGGCAGCGGGCCATGCTGATGGACCCGGTGGCGCTGGGGCTGCTCCGCAAGGAGCTCATCGACCTGCTGGGGATGACGGCGGCGCGCGGCATCTTCACGCGCCTGGGCTACGCGCACGGCTGGCGGACGGCGGAGGCGCTCAAGACGGCGGTGCCCTGGCCGGACGAGTCGGTGTGGCGCCGTGCCGGAGGCCGCATCCACACCCTCCAGGGACAGGTCCGCGTGGAGCGCGTGGACCGCAAGCCCGAGGAGGGCCCCGAGCCCTTCGCCGAGGCGCAGTGGCGCGACTCCTACGAGGCCGAGCAGCACCTCTTGCACCTGGGGCAGGCGGACCAGCCGGTGTGCTGGAGCCTCACCGGCTTCGCGTCCGGGTACATGAGCTACGTCAACGGCAAGCCCATCTACGGCACGGAGTTGCGCTGTGTGGGCCGGGGCGACGCGGCCTGCCACTTCGTGGGCCGTCCCGCCGAGGAGTGGAGCACCGAGTGCACCGAGGTGCTGCGCTTCTATGAGACGCAGTGCATGGAGGGGGTGCTGGCGCAGGTGACGGACGCGCTGAAGCAGGCCGAGCGCAAGCTGCGCGCGAAGCGTCAGTCACTGGCGCGCGCGGGCGTGACGGAGGACCCGGCCGGCATGGTGGCGCGCTCAGAGGCGATGATGCGCGTCATCAACCTCGCGCGCCGCGCGGCGAAGGTGGACTCCACGGTGCTCGTCACCGGCGAGAGCGGCGTGGGCAAGGAGCGGATTGCACGCCTCATCCACGACGAGTCCGGCCGCGCGCACAAGGCCTTCGTCGCCGTCAACTGCGCGGCCGTCACGGAGAGCCTGCTGGAGAGCGAGCTGTTCGGCCACGCGCGCGGCGCCTTCACCGGCGCCACCCATGACCGCGCGGGCCTCTTCGAGGCGGCGCACGGCGGCACCCTCTTCCTCGACGAGGTGGGCGAGGTGCCCGCGTCCATGCAGGCCAAGCTGCTGCGCGCGCTGCAGGAGAGGGAGGTGCGGCGCGTGGGCGAGAACACCAGCCGCAAGGTGGACGTGCGCGTGGTGGCCGCCACCAACCGAGAGCTCGCCGAGGAGGTGCGCCTGGGCCGCTTCCGGCAGGACCTCTACTACCGCCTGCGCGTCATCGAGCTGAAGATTCCCCCGCTTCGCGAGCGGCGCGAGGACATCCTCCCCCTGGCGCGGCTGCTGCTCGCCGAGGCGTCGGAGCGGCTGGGGCGCAAGGTGGCGGCGCTGTCACCCGAGGCCGCGGACCAGCTCTTGCGCTACGACTGGCCCGGCAACGTGCGCGAGCTGGGCAACGCGGTGGAGCGCGCGGTGGCCCTGTGCGAGGGCCAGCGCGTGGAGCGCGAGGATTTGCCCGAGGAGGTCCGCGCCGCGCCGCCCAGCCTCGTGCCCACCGGCAACCCGCGCCGGCTGGAGGACATGGAGAAGGAGTACATCCTCGCGGTGCTGGCCCAGAATGGCGGCAACCGCGCGCGCACCGCCGAGCAGCTCGACATCGGCGTGGCCACGCTCTACCGCAAGCTCAAGCAGTACGGACACCCCGAAGCCGCCCACTGA
- a CDS encoding DODA-type extradiol aromatic ring-opening family dioxygenase, translating into MGDGLDRREVLQGAAAVGVAGALGVGQAGSRAVAPAVFVSHGSPMVALDSDDYPKALKALGDSAAAARALVMVSAHWETEGEVRVTASARPPLIYDFYGFPEPLYRLKYEAPGAPELARDVVARLKDAGLPAVPDAERGLDHGTWVPLLHAFPQATLPVVQVSMPLGASPAEVSRMGEVLRPLRAQGVLLMGSGGIVHNLRRLNFHEKNASVEPWAQAFDGWIAQKLEARDFSGLQKWLDAPNARLAHPRAEHLMPLYFTLGAALPEDRLTPVFEGFHHGTLSMRSFALRA; encoded by the coding sequence ATGGGCGACGGACTGGACAGACGCGAGGTGTTGCAGGGGGCGGCGGCCGTGGGAGTGGCCGGCGCGCTCGGCGTTGGCCAGGCGGGCAGCCGGGCGGTGGCTCCGGCGGTGTTCGTGTCGCACGGCTCTCCCATGGTGGCGCTGGACTCGGACGACTACCCGAAGGCGCTGAAGGCCCTGGGTGACAGCGCGGCCGCGGCGCGGGCGCTGGTGATGGTGTCGGCGCACTGGGAGACGGAGGGTGAGGTTCGCGTCACGGCGAGCGCGCGGCCTCCGCTCATCTATGACTTCTATGGCTTTCCGGAGCCGCTCTACCGGCTGAAGTACGAGGCGCCGGGAGCGCCCGAGCTGGCCCGCGACGTGGTGGCGCGGCTGAAGGACGCCGGGCTGCCCGCTGTGCCGGACGCGGAGCGGGGGCTGGACCACGGAACCTGGGTGCCGTTGCTCCATGCCTTCCCGCAGGCGACGCTCCCGGTGGTGCAGGTGTCGATGCCGCTGGGGGCGAGCCCCGCCGAAGTGTCGCGGATGGGCGAGGTGCTGCGCCCGCTGCGCGCGCAGGGCGTGCTGCTGATGGGCAGCGGTGGCATCGTCCACAACTTGCGCCGGCTGAATTTCCACGAGAAGAACGCGTCCGTCGAGCCGTGGGCCCAGGCCTTCGACGGTTGGATTGCACAGAAGCTGGAGGCGAGGGATTTCTCCGGCCTGCAGAAGTGGTTGGATGCACCGAATGCACGGCTCGCGCATCCGAGAGCCGAGCACCTGATGCCGCTGTACTTCACCCTCGGCGCAGCCCTTCCCGAGGACCGACTCACCCCCGTATTCGAGGGCTTCCATCACGGAACCCTGTCGATGCGCAGCTTCGCGCTGCGCGCTTGA
- a CDS encoding YceI family protein has protein sequence MKTSVKSAVALMFALPSLAMASTWDVDGAHSAAGFSVRHMMVSNVKGSLGEVKGAVNLDDKDVTKSTVEATIDVNGINTGNGKRDEHLKSPDFFNVAQYPTITFKSTKVAKAGAGKLKVTGDLTMHGVTKSVVLDVEGPSKEAKDPWGNTRTGVAATTKLNRKDFGLSYNQALETGGVAVGEEVTVNLELELVKKAAEAKPATATDKK, from the coding sequence ATGAAGACGTCTGTGAAGAGCGCAGTTGCCCTGATGTTCGCCCTCCCGTCGCTGGCCATGGCCTCCACGTGGGACGTGGACGGCGCGCACTCCGCCGCCGGCTTTTCCGTGCGGCACATGATGGTGTCGAACGTGAAGGGCTCGCTCGGCGAGGTGAAGGGCGCCGTCAACCTGGACGACAAGGACGTCACCAAGTCCACCGTCGAGGCGACCATCGACGTGAACGGCATCAACACCGGCAACGGCAAGCGCGACGAGCACCTGAAGTCGCCTGACTTCTTCAACGTGGCCCAGTACCCGACCATCACCTTCAAGTCGACGAAGGTGGCGAAGGCCGGCGCGGGCAAGCTGAAGGTCACCGGCGACCTGACCATGCACGGCGTCACCAAGTCCGTCGTCCTCGACGTCGAGGGCCCCTCCAAGGAGGCGAAGGACCCCTGGGGCAACACCCGCACGGGCGTGGCCGCGACCACGAAGCTGAACCGCAAGGACTTCGGCCTGAGCTACAACCAGGCGCTCGAGACGGGCGGCGTGGCAGTGGGTGAGGAAGTCACCGTGAACCTGGAGCTGGAGCTGGTGAAGAAGGCCGCCGAGGCCAAGCCGGCCACCGCGACGGACAAGAAGTAG
- a CDS encoding DUF6982 domain-containing protein has product MSDTRAAMREFRFLDEKRKLGSLSPIEEARWNELRGLLGIQDSAPVPDASWQQQAPQGYYGADGQWYAYPAQGYAQQPQGYYGADGQWYAYPAQGYAQQPQGYYGADGQWYAYPAQGYAQPGYDPNQGYAQQGYDPNAQAYAQPGYDPNAYAQPGYDPNAQAYAQPGYDPNAYAQPGYDPNQGYAQPGYDPNAQAYAQPGYDPNAQGYDPNAQQAYAGWSADPNAQQGYAADAAQQQAYAGYAQPQPYPGYAPQDPNAYAPQAQAEQDALALSADDIDIPALSEPAPWMPQGAATAPAQETQPVEATASEDVLEVTEGDVAVDTTPDPSASFADVTADLMETEAPGAEAQPVLEATAEEDFSSVGEPEQAAPVASEADASLEASFADLSMEVESAPEASAPPVAADGEVPSAEQEVASSEVELIDATAESEPLLAEEHTPSSMDDAWASAPLAVEATQAEVADAGDIIDVAAMSETTPSADGAVELTAEDADVVSAAVGGDTEGAAADAEIPLDASDMIEPVSADEATPVAEAATSEWSAGEAAPVAETAAEEWSTGETAQATESAASEWSAGEAAQATESAAGEWSAGETAQDAASTWDTSASAETTSATDNAATEWSAGETAQGEASTWDASAAVETATGASEWSASAETTPATEAASEWSASEAAPVAETAAEEWSTSAETTPATEAASEWSTGEAAPVAETAAEEWSTSAETTLATEAASEWSTGEAAPVAETATEWSAGEAAPATEAASEWSTSEAAPVAEAATEEWSTSAETPPATENAATEWSAAEAAPAAESAVSEWSAGEAAPAAEAAVEEWSAGETAQATENSTSEWSSAEATPATEAVASTWDAGTTAETTPVAEATEATWDAGTAADVAPVADAGADAWGAEATAEATPVAEAAAGAWDAGSPAEATPVAEAASTWDTSTSTENAESTWDAGASADAAPLADNATTEWNAGTSDTASLTEDTASNWDAGASTDASASAWDAGTPATETSAELDVTAESATLSAQLAQSTVDEGAAEIALDASDVTEAAPAEIALDASDVTEAAPAEIALDASDVTEAAQEEIALDASDVTEAAQEEIALDASDVTEAAATEPAPDNAGATWEQSSPSASEEIALDASDVSEEPAAAASIGAEESVPTVELGAADATEEPSLDVMDIESAPESTEPPTLDVADLGAEAEAAPAGSPFAASDVPSLEIRQVQVGPDLQADTLEVAGGSGAPAAREYAVPPSAQEMFDLSGNPDEAVPLATAGEFVDYRGYTSTDDRGVELRSEGPSVVGGWSSDSADAMPLMSEEQTAHTDWNGNPSDAVPLASNAEFASDMGSTGQSWNTTATEDAAAIELQPEWVSAEAATAAPAAATPEWTGAESGDASANAQPAEWETPATETRAQEAQPEEAIELQPEWASASEPATADAATSEWSAADSAAASATPAAEWETPATEAAPAEVQAEWATPVEEAPLEATPEAAQPEWATPAETAPEAAQPEWATPVEEVAAETAQPEWATASTEATPEAQPEWATPAAEAAQPEWATPAEEVPVEAAQPEWATPAEEVPVEAVQSEWATPTGDGAAETSQPEWAAPVEELPAEAVQAEWATPTAEAAQPEWAAPVEELPADAVQAEWSTDAAEAPAQPTQAEWSAAEEVATEDVQAEWASPAAEAAPTTAQAQWSAPVEELPADAVQAEWSSDTAAPAAQPEWATPVEELASEDVQAEWSEPTAEGANAQPAEAASTSAQPEWDAPVEELPADAVQAEWSTPGEEATASTWSSAPAAEAAPEEVQPEWVTAESEPAPAWSAQQPAPATGWTEAPGEEVSLTDAPAEAVQAEWSDAPVEVEPEASWSSMPAQTDSVFGAPTESVPWEQEPPPPPAWQSRASAFDTAPQDFTEPESVDVSIDATPVAPVEEEVAVELEPEQELAEIDLVEESVEPPPAAFTPPPPQPAPVMAAATLASAARAPASAAPAARISTSTPVAPPAPTAAQSARASGSVPAVVPTMAEPAPQVASNQVRTAREPFFSQPAVVDSAPFTSFVEGEHRVIIHTVEGQVKRGTIRDADLLDEVISLEQQTGYAPEQIPGKRVKAIFFMLTAGARQPQAEGQKIRVTFNDGRQVAGFSQDFKGATPGFFVIPADQRTNTARIFIYRSSVQAVAEG; this is encoded by the coding sequence ATGTCGGACACGCGCGCGGCGATGAGAGAATTTCGCTTCCTGGACGAGAAGCGGAAGCTGGGAAGCCTGTCTCCCATTGAGGAGGCTCGCTGGAACGAGCTGCGCGGGCTCCTGGGCATCCAGGACTCTGCCCCAGTGCCCGACGCCTCCTGGCAGCAGCAGGCGCCGCAGGGCTACTACGGCGCGGATGGCCAGTGGTACGCCTACCCCGCCCAGGGCTATGCGCAGCAGCCGCAGGGCTATTACGGCGCGGACGGCCAGTGGTACGCCTACCCCGCCCAGGGCTATGCGCAGCAGCCGCAGGGCTACTACGGCGCGGACGGCCAGTGGTACGCCTACCCCGCCCAGGGCTACGCGCAACCGGGCTACGACCCGAACCAGGGCTACGCGCAGCAGGGCTATGACCCGAACGCGCAGGCCTACGCGCAGCCGGGGTACGACCCGAATGCGTACGCCCAGCCGGGCTACGACCCGAACGCTCAGGCCTATGCGCAGCCGGGGTACGACCCGAATGCGTACGCCCAGCCGGGGTACGACCCGAACCAGGGCTATGCGCAGCCGGGCTATGACCCGAACGCTCAGGCCTATGCGCAGCCGGGGTACGATCCGAATGCGCAGGGCTATGACCCGAACGCGCAGCAGGCGTATGCCGGGTGGTCGGCAGATCCGAACGCGCAGCAGGGCTATGCCGCGGACGCCGCGCAGCAGCAGGCCTATGCGGGCTATGCGCAGCCGCAGCCCTACCCCGGCTACGCGCCGCAGGACCCGAATGCCTACGCGCCCCAGGCTCAGGCCGAGCAGGACGCGCTGGCCCTCAGCGCGGATGACATCGACATCCCCGCGCTGAGCGAGCCCGCGCCGTGGATGCCGCAGGGAGCGGCCACGGCTCCGGCGCAGGAGACGCAGCCCGTCGAGGCGACCGCGTCCGAGGACGTGCTGGAGGTGACGGAAGGCGATGTGGCGGTGGACACCACGCCGGACCCGTCCGCCTCGTTCGCGGACGTCACCGCCGACCTGATGGAGACGGAGGCGCCGGGCGCCGAGGCGCAGCCGGTGCTCGAGGCCACGGCGGAGGAGGACTTCTCCTCGGTCGGCGAGCCGGAGCAGGCGGCCCCTGTCGCCAGCGAGGCGGATGCGTCGCTGGAGGCGTCGTTCGCGGACCTGTCGATGGAGGTCGAGTCGGCGCCGGAGGCTTCGGCCCCGCCCGTGGCTGCCGATGGGGAGGTGCCCTCCGCCGAGCAGGAGGTGGCCTCGTCCGAGGTCGAGCTGATCGACGCGACGGCCGAGAGCGAGCCGCTGCTGGCCGAGGAGCACACGCCGTCGTCCATGGATGATGCGTGGGCGTCCGCCCCGCTCGCGGTGGAGGCCACGCAGGCCGAGGTCGCCGACGCGGGTGACATCATCGACGTCGCGGCGATGTCCGAGACCACGCCGAGCGCGGATGGAGCCGTGGAGCTCACGGCCGAGGACGCGGACGTGGTGAGCGCCGCGGTGGGTGGGGACACGGAGGGTGCGGCGGCGGATGCGGAGATTCCGCTCGATGCCTCCGACATGATCGAGCCCGTGTCCGCGGACGAGGCGACTCCGGTCGCCGAGGCTGCGACGAGCGAGTGGAGCGCGGGCGAAGCGGCTCCGGTTGCGGAGACCGCAGCCGAGGAGTGGAGCACGGGCGAGACGGCTCAGGCCACCGAGAGCGCCGCCAGCGAGTGGAGCGCGGGCGAGGCGGCTCAGGCCACCGAGAGCGCCGCCGGCGAGTGGAGCGCGGGCGAGACGGCTCAGGACGCGGCGAGCACGTGGGACACGAGCGCTTCGGCCGAGACGACGTCGGCTACCGATAACGCGGCCACCGAGTGGAGCGCGGGCGAGACGGCCCAGGGCGAAGCGAGCACGTGGGACGCGAGTGCCGCGGTCGAGACCGCGACGGGCGCGAGCGAGTGGAGTGCTTCGGCCGAGACGACTCCGGCCACCGAGGCTGCGAGCGAGTGGAGCGCGAGCGAAGCGGCTCCGGTTGCCGAGACTGCGGCCGAGGAGTGGAGCACTTCGGCCGAGACGACTCCGGCCACCGAGGCTGCGAGCGAGTGGAGCACGGGCGAAGCGGCTCCGGTTGCCGAGACTGCGGCCGAGGAGTGGAGCACTTCGGCCGAGACGACTCTGGCCACCGAGGCTGCGAGCGAGTGGAGCACGGGCGAAGCGGCTCCGGTTGCCGAGACTGCGACCGAGTGGAGCGCGGGCGAGGCGGCTCCGGCCACCGAGGCGGCCAGCGAGTGGAGCACGAGCGAAGCGGCTCCGGTTGCCGAGGCCGCGACCGAGGAGTGGAGCACTTCGGCCGAAACGCCCCCGGCTACCGAGAATGCGGCCACCGAGTGGAGCGCGGCCGAGGCGGCTCCGGCTGCTGAGAGCGCGGTCAGCGAGTGGAGCGCGGGCGAGGCGGCTCCGGCTGCCGAAGCCGCAGTCGAGGAGTGGAGCGCGGGCGAGACGGCTCAGGCCACCGAGAACTCGACGAGCGAGTGGAGCTCGGCCGAGGCGACTCCGGCCACCGAGGCAGTAGCGAGCACCTGGGACGCGGGCACTACGGCCGAGACGACTCCGGTCGCGGAAGCCACGGAAGCCACCTGGGACGCGGGCACTGCGGCTGACGTGGCTCCGGTCGCGGACGCGGGTGCGGACGCATGGGGCGCGGAAGCTACCGCCGAGGCGACTCCGGTCGCGGAGGCTGCGGCAGGCGCCTGGGATGCGGGTTCCCCTGCGGAGGCGACCCCGGTCGCTGAAGCTGCGAGCACCTGGGACACGAGCACTTCGACCGAGAACGCGGAGAGCACCTGGGACGCGGGCGCTTCGGCTGACGCGGCCCCGCTCGCCGACAACGCAACCACCGAGTGGAACGCGGGCACGTCCGACACGGCGTCGCTCACCGAGGACACTGCGAGCAACTGGGACGCGGGCGCTTCGACTGACGCTTCCGCAAGCGCATGGGACGCGGGCACTCCAGCGACCGAGACGTCCGCGGAGCTCGACGTCACCGCCGAGAGCGCAACGCTTTCGGCGCAGCTCGCCCAGTCCACCGTGGACGAGGGCGCGGCGGAGATCGCCCTCGACGCTTCCGACGTCACCGAGGCCGCCCCGGCTGAAATCGCGCTCGACGCTTCCGACGTCACCGAGGCCGCCCCGGCTGAAATCGCGCTCGACGCTTCCGACGTCACCGAGGCCGCGCAGGAGGAGATTGCCCTCGACGCCTCCGACGTCACCGAGGCCGCGCAGGAAGAAATTGCCCTCGATGCCTCCGACGTGACCGAGGCCGCTGCCACGGAACCGGCCCCGGACAACGCGGGCGCGACGTGGGAGCAGAGCTCGCCGTCGGCCTCCGAGGAGATTGCGCTCGACGCCTCCGACGTGAGCGAGGAGCCCGCTGCCGCTGCGTCCATCGGCGCCGAAGAGAGCGTGCCCACGGTGGAGCTGGGTGCGGCTGATGCCACGGAGGAGCCGTCGCTCGATGTCATGGACATCGAGTCGGCTCCCGAGAGCACGGAGCCGCCCACGCTCGACGTGGCCGACCTCGGAGCAGAGGCAGAGGCCGCCCCGGCCGGCTCTCCGTTCGCGGCCTCGGACGTTCCGTCGCTCGAGATTCGCCAGGTACAGGTGGGCCCGGACCTCCAGGCCGACACGCTCGAGGTCGCCGGTGGTTCCGGCGCGCCCGCCGCTCGCGAGTACGCGGTCCCGCCCTCCGCGCAGGAGATGTTCGACCTGAGCGGCAATCCGGACGAGGCCGTGCCGCTCGCCACCGCCGGCGAGTTCGTGGACTACCGCGGCTACACGTCCACCGACGACCGGGGCGTGGAGCTCCGGAGCGAGGGACCGTCCGTGGTTGGCGGCTGGAGCTCGGACTCGGCGGATGCGATGCCGCTCATGAGCGAGGAGCAGACCGCCCACACGGACTGGAACGGGAACCCCTCGGACGCCGTGCCGCTCGCGAGCAATGCGGAGTTCGCGTCGGACATGGGCTCGACCGGCCAGTCCTGGAACACCACCGCCACCGAGGATGCGGCAGCCATCGAGCTGCAGCCCGAGTGGGTATCGGCCGAGGCCGCAACGGCCGCTCCCGCCGCTGCCACGCCAGAGTGGACCGGTGCGGAGTCGGGCGACGCGTCCGCCAACGCCCAGCCCGCCGAGTGGGAGACGCCCGCCACCGAGACCCGCGCGCAGGAAGCCCAGCCCGAGGAAGCCATCGAGCTACAGCCCGAGTGGGCCTCGGCCTCCGAGCCGGCCACTGCGGATGCCGCCACCTCCGAGTGGAGTGCGGCCGATAGCGCAGCTGCGAGCGCGACGCCCGCCGCCGAGTGGGAGACGCCGGCCACCGAGGCCGCTCCCGCCGAGGTCCAGGCCGAGTGGGCGACGCCCGTCGAGGAGGCTCCGCTCGAAGCAACGCCCGAGGCCGCGCAGCCCGAGTGGGCCACGCCTGCCGAGACCGCGCCCGAGGCCGCGCAGCCTGAGTGGGCCACGCCTGTCGAAGAGGTCGCTGCCGAGACCGCTCAGCCCGAGTGGGCCACCGCCTCCACCGAAGCCACGCCCGAGGCCCAGCCTGAGTGGGCCACGCCTGCCGCCGAAGCCGCGCAGCCCGAATGGGCCACGCCCGCCGAGGAAGTTCCGGTCGAGGCCGCGCAGCCCGAGTGGGCCACGCCTGCTGAAGAAGTTCCGGTCGAAGCCGTGCAGTCCGAGTGGGCCACGCCCACCGGCGATGGTGCCGCCGAGACGTCCCAGCCCGAGTGGGCCGCTCCCGTCGAGGAGCTGCCCGCCGAAGCCGTCCAGGCCGAGTGGGCGACGCCCACCGCCGAAGCCGCGCAGCCCGAGTGGGCCGCTCCCGTCGAGGAGCTCCCCGCTGACGCCGTCCAGGCCGAGTGGTCCACGGACGCCGCCGAAGCCCCTGCCCAGCCCACGCAGGCCGAGTGGAGCGCGGCCGAGGAAGTCGCCACCGAGGACGTGCAGGCCGAGTGGGCCTCCCCCGCCGCCGAGGCCGCTCCCACGACGGCCCAGGCCCAGTGGTCCGCGCCTGTCGAGGAGCTCCCCGCCGACGCCGTCCAGGCCGAGTGGTCCTCGGACACCGCGGCTCCGGCCGCGCAGCCCGAGTGGGCCACGCCCGTCGAGGAGCTCGCTTCCGAGGACGTCCAGGCCGAGTGGTCCGAGCCCACGGCCGAAGGTGCCAACGCCCAGCCCGCCGAGGCCGCCTCCACGAGCGCCCAGCCCGAGTGGGACGCCCCCGTGGAGGAGCTCCCCGCCGACGCCGTGCAGGCCGAGTGGTCCACGCCCGGCGAGGAGGCCACTGCCTCCACCTGGAGCTCCGCCCCGGCCGCCGAGGCCGCTCCGGAAGAAGTCCAGCCCGAGTGGGTGACGGCGGAGTCCGAGCCCGCCCCCGCCTGGAGCGCGCAGCAGCCCGCCCCCGCCACCGGGTGGACCGAGGCTCCCGGCGAGGAGGTCTCCCTCACGGACGCTCCCGCCGAGGCCGTCCAGGCCGAGTGGAGCGACGCGCCCGTGGAGGTCGAGCCGGAGGCCTCGTGGAGCTCCATGCCCGCGCAAACGGACTCGGTCTTCGGCGCGCCCACCGAGTCGGTGCCCTGGGAGCAGGAGCCCCCGCCCCCGCCGGCCTGGCAGTCTCGCGCCAGCGCCTTCGACACCGCGCCGCAGGACTTCACCGAGCCCGAGTCCGTGGACGTCAGCATCGACGCCACGCCTGTGGCTCCCGTCGAGGAAGAAGTCGCGGTGGAGCTCGAGCCCGAGCAGGAGCTCGCGGAAATCGACCTCGTGGAGGAGTCCGTGGAGCCGCCGCCCGCGGCCTTCACGCCGCCGCCTCCTCAGCCCGCTCCCGTCATGGCCGCGGCCACCCTCGCCTCCGCCGCGCGGGCTCCCGCCAGCGCCGCCCCGGCAGCCCGCATCTCCACGAGCACGCCCGTCGCGCCGCCCGCGCCGACGGCCGCCCAGAGCGCCCGTGCCTCCGGCTCCGTGCCGGCCGTGGTCCCCACCATGGCCGAGCCCGCGCCGCAGGTGGCCTCCAACCAGGTGCGCACCGCGCGCGAGCCGTTCTTCTCCCAGCCGGCCGTGGTGGACTCGGCGCCCTTCACCTCCTTCGTGGAGGGCGAGCACCGCGTCATCATCCACACCGTCGAGGGGCAGGTGAAGCGCGGCACCATCCGCGACGCGGACCTGCTCGACGAGGTCATCTCCCTGGAGCAGCAGACCGGCTACGCGCCCGAGCAGATTCCCGGCAAGCGCGTGAAGGCCATCTTCTTCATGCTCACCGCCGGCGCGCGCCAGCCGCAGGCCGAGGGCCAGAAGATTCGCGTCACCTTCAACGACGGCCGACAGGTCGCGGGCTTCTCGCAGGACTTCAAGGGCGCCACCCCGGGCTTCTTCGTCATCCCCGCGGACCAGCGCACCAACACCGCCCGCATCTTCATCTACCGCTCCAGCGTGCAGGCCGTGGCAGAGGGCTGA